The Pseudomonadota bacterium genome segment ATTACTCCTTATCATCATCAACGCTCGAAGCGACATTCCCGCAAGACTTCAACCGGATCGAATGTGGCCTACAAGCGAGTTGCACAGAAGGTTGCTGGAGTACTGTGCCAGTCATAAAGACCCTTGTTTTAAAGACGAGTGCGAATTACGTATTTTTGCTTATCCGTCTGCTTCACCTCAGCGCATGCCGTTCATGCCGACATATGTGAAGAAGCCTATAAGAATGAGCCCTGCCGGTAAGAGATACATCGTGCTCGGTGACCGTGGGAATTCGGGAATCGCGCCTCGACGGGTGATTATAGGCACCAAAGCCAATCCCGATATCAAATCAATTTTGGCAAACTATTTGCCTCTTCCTGAAATGGTGTCTGCCAACATGCCCATCGTTTA includes the following:
- a CDS encoding DUF2971 domain-containing protein → MKEIPDEKKGKEFDAATISEKATNQFKDFIKSTDGYGHLYVTCFAQGKSDGHIKSGILTLWEKFNGHQGYCLQFERDDVQDMLNKDSMVSGDYHVLGMVEVKYCIDRNEKGFHELCFQLSQQLLLIIINARSDIPARLQPDRMWPTSELHRRLLEYCASHKDPCFKDECELRIFAYPSASPQRMPFMPTYVKKPIRMSPAGKRYIVLGDRGNSGIAPRRVIIGTKANPDIKSILANYLPLPEMVSANMPIV